Proteins from a genomic interval of Paenibacillus sp. FSL H8-0048:
- a CDS encoding DMT family transporter codes for MKAEGALAWVFLALAIVFELSGTVSMKLSHGLTRPWPSVLMFVFYGISFTSLSVALTSIKVGVAYAVWSGAGILLISLAGALFFEERLTGSSLLWVTVIVAGIVGLNISAKGH; via the coding sequence ATGAAGGCCGAAGGGGCTTTGGCCTGGGTATTTCTTGCCTTGGCTATTGTCTTCGAGCTGTCCGGTACGGTCTCCATGAAGCTGTCTCATGGCCTCACCCGGCCCTGGCCCTCGGTGCTGATGTTCGTATTCTACGGAATCAGCTTCACCTCGCTGAGTGTCGCACTCACCTCCATCAAGGTTGGAGTCGCTTATGCCGTATGGTCCGGGGCGGGTATCCTCCTGATTTCTCTGGCGGGGGCTTTGTTTTTCGAAGAGCGGCTGACGGGTTCCTCCCTCCTGTGGGTGACTGTAATTGTAGCCGGGATTGTTGGCTTGAACATTAGTGCCAAGGGGCATTAA
- a CDS encoding HAD family hydrolase — translation MIELNTPQGNYPVSAILFDKDGTLLQFLSLWGSWGECFLDQFARRLEQRGLSFPELHRSSLLGTVHDAAGRITDYDRNGPLAMGTMSDLYAILSWQGYTLGLSWAEAVELVDACRNAADAMLEQSRPVRPLPGLVPFLDACASQGIPMAVVTADETAAAESHLRWLGIRQYFTAVIGTDQVERGKPFPDMALLACGRLGVSPAEAAVIGDTNGDMRMAAAAGAAVAIGIAGGVTAGLAASAAAEGLAANAGRNGQAASRVTAAASAASGSGDAHGAADVGRSGLTADMQADGVLLPDADCVVSSYAELGVRRIAR, via the coding sequence ATGATTGAGCTTAATACTCCGCAAGGAAACTATCCCGTATCGGCCATCCTGTTCGACAAGGATGGAACATTGCTGCAGTTCCTATCCCTCTGGGGAAGCTGGGGCGAGTGCTTCCTGGACCAGTTCGCCCGGAGGCTTGAACAGCGCGGCCTGAGCTTTCCTGAGCTGCACCGGTCCTCTCTGCTGGGAACGGTTCATGATGCCGCAGGGAGAATCACCGATTACGACCGTAACGGCCCGCTCGCCATGGGCACAATGAGCGATCTGTATGCCATACTATCCTGGCAGGGCTATACTCTTGGCCTATCCTGGGCCGAAGCGGTTGAACTGGTGGACGCCTGCCGGAATGCAGCGGATGCGATGCTGGAGCAGAGCCGTCCGGTCCGCCCGCTCCCCGGGCTGGTGCCCTTTCTGGACGCATGCGCTTCCCAGGGCATACCTATGGCCGTAGTGACTGCCGATGAAACTGCGGCAGCCGAGAGTCATCTGCGCTGGCTGGGCATCCGCCAGTATTTCACAGCCGTGATCGGCACCGATCAGGTGGAGCGGGGCAAGCCCTTCCCCGACATGGCGCTGCTTGCCTGCGGGCGGCTGGGGGTATCTCCGGCTGAAGCCGCCGTGATCGGCGATACGAACGGAGATATGCGGATGGCTGCGGCTGCGGGCGCTGCCGTAGCCATTGGGATTGCCGGCGGAGTCACCGCCGGGCTGGCGGCTTCAGCTGCGGCGGAAGGACTGGCCGCAAATGCGGGCAGGAACGGGCAGGCGGCAAGCCGGGTTACTGCGGCGGCATCTGCCGCAAGCGGGTCGGGTGATGCGCACGGAGCGGCTGATGTGGGCCGAAGCGGGCTGACGGCAGACATGCAGGCTGACGGGGTTCTTTTGCCGGATGCAGATTGTGTCGTGTCCTCTTATGCTGAGCTTGGCGTACGAAGGATAGCACGATGA
- a CDS encoding ABC transporter substrate-binding protein codes for MNVFKKVSAVSLIAGLSVLTACGGNAAPGNAATAGGAASEVPVANAAPAGGAPVTIEFWYGLGGKLGENMESLIQKFNASQQEVVVKGIVQGDYTETEQKLQAAIAAGQVPAVVLSSNIAWARKGYYAPMDELIAGQPDFNKEDFVQTFLNQGQVDGKQYFLPMYGSTQVMYYRKDAFAKSGIDASQIKTWEDLAAAAKKMTVSEGGKTTFYGWEPMWGSGNMIDAALSKGGSILSEDGTKVTIDSPEWIDTWEFFRKAIHEDKTMRIHSGGQGWEYWYKTIDDVMKGQAAGYTGSSGDQGDLDFSVVSAMEQPGWAGAGEGKPVAGASMAGIPAQAGDAEKQAAMKWLTYFTSSENTAFWSINTGYISVRQSALQDPAFVAFSESNPQIKIPLQQAAHASAPFQDPTGGKINDALKIAADKVQIENIPAAEALKEAQQTAQAALDKLK; via the coding sequence ATGAACGTTTTCAAAAAAGTGTCTGCAGTATCCCTGATCGCCGGACTCTCCGTACTCACTGCTTGCGGCGGAAATGCCGCTCCCGGCAATGCAGCCACAGCAGGCGGAGCAGCCTCCGAAGTCCCTGTTGCCAATGCTGCTCCGGCAGGAGGCGCACCAGTCACGATTGAATTCTGGTATGGGCTCGGCGGCAAGCTGGGTGAAAACATGGAATCGCTAATTCAGAAATTCAACGCCTCCCAGCAGGAGGTTGTTGTCAAGGGGATCGTGCAGGGGGATTATACAGAGACCGAACAGAAGCTTCAGGCCGCGATTGCTGCCGGGCAGGTCCCGGCGGTGGTTCTCTCCTCCAATATCGCTTGGGCGCGCAAGGGTTATTACGCCCCGATGGATGAGCTGATTGCCGGGCAGCCGGACTTCAATAAAGAGGATTTCGTCCAGACCTTCCTGAACCAGGGCCAGGTGGACGGCAAGCAGTATTTCCTCCCGATGTATGGATCGACCCAGGTGATGTACTACCGTAAGGATGCTTTTGCGAAAAGCGGCATAGACGCCAGCCAGATTAAGACCTGGGAAGACCTCGCTGCGGCCGCGAAAAAGATGACCGTCTCCGAAGGCGGCAAAACCACCTTCTACGGCTGGGAACCGATGTGGGGCTCCGGCAATATGATTGATGCCGCTCTCAGCAAAGGGGGCAGTATTCTTAGTGAGGACGGCACCAAGGTCACGATTGATTCCCCGGAGTGGATCGACACCTGGGAGTTCTTCCGCAAAGCCATTCATGAGGATAAGACCATGCGTATCCATTCCGGCGGACAAGGCTGGGAGTACTGGTACAAGACGATTGATGATGTGATGAAAGGCCAGGCGGCCGGATACACCGGCTCCAGCGGCGACCAGGGCGACCTCGATTTCAGCGTCGTCTCCGCTATGGAGCAACCGGGCTGGGCCGGAGCCGGCGAAGGCAAACCTGTCGCCGGGGCGAGTATGGCCGGTATTCCTGCCCAAGCCGGAGACGCCGAGAAGCAGGCAGCGATGAAATGGCTGACCTACTTCACAAGCTCCGAGAATACGGCTTTCTGGTCCATAAACACCGGATATATTAGCGTACGCCAGTCCGCCCTGCAAGATCCGGCCTTCGTTGCCTTCAGTGAGAGCAACCCGCAGATCAAGATTCCTTTGCAGCAGGCGGCTCATGCTTCCGCTCCGTTCCAGGACCCGACCGGCGGCAAGATTAACGATGCGCTTAAGATCGCTGCGGACAAGGTGCAGATTGAAAATATTCCGGCAGCCGAGGCGCTGAAGGAAGCGCAGCAGACAGCTCAGGCGGCACTGGATAAGCTGAAATAG
- a CDS encoding carbohydrate ABC transporter permease, with product MPIFSRISGLVHQIFFAALALLMAFPFYWMVTSALKTNDEIWRSPPTLWPEVPLWGNFAAAWNEAPFARYMGNSIFVAVSIVLLQSINSGMMAYALTHMKFRLKGVFAGVILFGYMVPATAVYLPGYLVLSELHLLNSYAGLILSNCVSIFSIFLIRQAFLQVSHELVEAGEVDGASHMRILWTILVPVTRSSFAVLALITFIDQYNNYFWPMLITKDPSLQLVSAGLRSFFVEGGAYGLKWPLIMAASAFTIAPLLLVFLLAQKTIMQSVNMTAGSSKG from the coding sequence TTGCCTATATTCTCACGTATCAGCGGGCTGGTCCATCAGATTTTTTTCGCCGCGCTTGCTCTTCTGATGGCCTTCCCGTTCTATTGGATGGTTACGAGTGCCCTCAAGACCAATGATGAAATCTGGCGTTCCCCGCCCACCCTCTGGCCTGAGGTGCCGCTGTGGGGCAACTTCGCCGCTGCCTGGAACGAGGCGCCGTTCGCCAGATATATGGGTAACAGTATCTTCGTCGCTGTCTCCATTGTCCTCCTGCAATCGATCAATTCCGGGATGATGGCTTATGCGCTGACGCATATGAAATTCCGCCTGAAGGGCGTTTTTGCCGGAGTGATTCTGTTCGGTTATATGGTTCCTGCAACGGCAGTCTACCTGCCCGGCTATCTGGTCCTCTCTGAGCTGCACTTGCTGAACTCCTATGCGGGCCTGATTCTCTCCAACTGTGTGAGCATCTTCTCGATCTTCCTGATCAGGCAGGCCTTCCTTCAAGTCTCGCATGAGCTGGTGGAGGCCGGTGAAGTAGACGGTGCTTCGCATATGCGGATTCTCTGGACGATCCTTGTACCGGTCACAAGATCCTCATTCGCCGTGCTGGCGCTGATCACCTTCATTGACCAATACAACAATTACTTCTGGCCGATGCTCATTACGAAGGACCCCAGCCTGCAGCTGGTCTCGGCCGGTCTGCGCAGCTTCTTCGTGGAAGGAGGTGCTTACGGACTGAAATGGCCGCTCATCATGGCCGCCAGCGCCTTCACAATTGCCCCGCTGCTGCTAGTCTTCCTGCTGGCGCAGAAAACGATAATGCAAAGTGTCAACATGACCGCAGGCTCAAGCAAAGGCTAA
- a CDS encoding carbohydrate ABC transporter permease, protein MTRSKLISGLRPVLFTLPAMIPFAVFWLAPLLYVLYLSFTEWDFMSPEKTFVGWENYTDLLSNPAFYKALRVTVLFCLGSVLPVILLGLGLALIMNKKLKGSALYQVLLFSPWVTPTVAVSIVWSWIYQPEAGLANAVLNFFGLDSIGWLQDPKWALTGVLLVTIWKSVGWAMIFYLVALRNVPSDLLEAGELDGASPVQKFLRITWPLISPTTLFLFVVQLVSALQAYDQINVLTQGGPSGSTRTLLYLYYQSAFESFQIGEASSVAVVLVLICMLLSVLSFGISKRTTHYQ, encoded by the coding sequence ATGACACGTTCAAAGTTAATCAGCGGCCTCAGGCCCGTGCTGTTCACTCTGCCGGCCATGATCCCGTTCGCCGTGTTCTGGCTTGCGCCACTGCTGTATGTGCTGTATCTCAGCTTCACGGAATGGGATTTCATGAGCCCGGAGAAAACCTTTGTCGGCTGGGAGAATTATACCGATCTGCTCAGCAACCCGGCTTTTTACAAAGCGCTTAGGGTGACCGTACTCTTCTGCCTCGGCAGTGTGCTGCCGGTGATCCTGCTCGGATTGGGGCTGGCCCTAATAATGAACAAAAAGCTAAAAGGATCGGCACTATATCAAGTGCTGCTGTTCTCGCCTTGGGTGACGCCAACCGTCGCTGTGTCTATCGTTTGGTCCTGGATCTATCAGCCTGAAGCGGGACTTGCGAATGCGGTGCTTAACTTCTTCGGCCTGGACTCCATCGGCTGGCTGCAGGACCCCAAATGGGCATTAACCGGTGTCCTGCTGGTCACGATCTGGAAGTCGGTAGGCTGGGCAATGATCTTTTATCTGGTGGCCCTGCGCAATGTGCCTTCCGATCTGCTGGAAGCCGGGGAATTGGACGGGGCAAGCCCGGTGCAGAAGTTCCTGCGGATTACATGGCCGCTGATCTCACCGACCACTCTTTTCTTATTCGTGGTACAGCTAGTCTCGGCACTTCAGGCCTATGACCAGATTAATGTGCTGACCCAGGGCGGCCCGTCCGGCTCCACCCGTACTCTGCTCTATCTATATTATCAGTCTGCCTTCGAATCGTTCCAGATTGGAGAGGCTTCTTCCGTAGCTGTCGTTCTGGTCTTGATCTGCATGCTGCTGTCGGTCCTCTCTTTCGGGATCAGCAAACGGACCACTCATTATCAATAG
- a CDS encoding GbsR/MarR family transcriptional regulator has translation MKQAAFGEEHTHRSPREQLLGPVIDAIAQTMDLYGANYSFGQLYGVMFFEDKPMTLEEMKQVMNMSKSNMSYGVRSLIASRMVTKLPEKRERKELYAAETDFFEAFRNFFTLKLQREIDVMQEAMAAGVPGLKALAHAADTPEEERQACLRDLEKLEHAAEYYAWLQRFVSGLAEGSIFGGGLPGGESPPAPTNR, from the coding sequence ATGAAGCAGGCCGCATTCGGCGAGGAACATACGCACCGTTCGCCCCGGGAGCAGCTGCTCGGCCCGGTGATCGATGCCATAGCCCAGACCATGGATTTATATGGAGCGAATTATTCCTTCGGACAGCTGTACGGGGTGATGTTCTTCGAGGACAAGCCGATGACGCTGGAGGAAATGAAGCAGGTCATGAATATGAGTAAAAGCAACATGAGCTACGGAGTCCGCTCCCTGATCGCCTCCCGGATGGTTACGAAGCTACCGGAGAAGCGTGAGCGGAAGGAGCTGTATGCAGCGGAGACAGACTTCTTCGAGGCCTTCCGGAACTTCTTCACCCTGAAGCTTCAGCGGGAGATCGATGTGATGCAGGAAGCGATGGCAGCCGGGGTCCCGGGCCTCAAGGCACTGGCCCATGCAGCAGACACACCCGAAGAGGAGCGACAAGCCTGCCTCAGAGATCTGGAGAAGCTGGAGCATGCGGCCGAGTACTATGCCTGGCTGCAGCGGTTCGTGTCGGGGCTTGCGGAGGGGAGCATTTTTGGCGGCGGACTGCCGGGAGGGGAATCGCCGCCTGCACCTACGAATCGTTAG
- a CDS encoding Lrp/AsnC family transcriptional regulator yields MDELDVKILKLLETNGRLSHEEIGKLMHISRPSVHQRVGKLEKNGVIKGYRGIVDWGKLDQKIKVLVSVKVVSQSFQEAAGKIISIEIPGVSIIECQRMAGEWCMLLKVRVTSPEVLTLLLDEILRIPDAKETSTTFILSTIYEDGMKGV; encoded by the coding sequence ATGGATGAACTGGATGTCAAAATTCTGAAGCTGCTGGAAACGAATGGGAGACTGTCGCACGAAGAGATCGGCAAGCTGATGCATATCTCCCGGCCATCAGTGCATCAAAGGGTCGGTAAGCTGGAGAAGAACGGCGTGATCAAAGGGTACAGGGGAATTGTAGACTGGGGGAAGCTTGATCAGAAGATCAAGGTTTTGGTATCCGTGAAGGTTGTCAGCCAGAGCTTCCAGGAAGCCGCCGGTAAGATCATCAGCATTGAAATTCCGGGAGTAAGCATTATAGAATGCCAGCGGATGGCGGGAGAATGGTGCATGCTGCTAAAAGTGAGGGTGACCTCACCGGAGGTGCTTACGCTGCTGCTCGATGAGATTCTTCGCATCCCTGATGCTAAGGAAACCTCGACGACATTTATTTTGTCTACTATATATGAGGATGGGATGAAAGGGGTCTAG
- a CDS encoding EamA family transporter yields the protein MNRKAKVNSLYIVAIALLSVYLFWGGTYVGMKIAIETMPPFLMAGVRFFTAGVVLYIIARLSGAKRPVKREWRASTIVGALLLLGGNGVVAWAEQRVASSIASLIVAAVPVWMMLMGWLGRGGKRPNTGVIAGIALGLLGIAVLVFQPGKGETGSATDLFGIITVLAASISWAVGSMYSRNATMPGSPLMATAAQMLTGGALLVIFSYFTGDWSTLHISGISMRSYLALAYLITFGSIVGYTAYIWLLKNADATLVSTYAFVNPVVAVLLGWALVGEKLTLNTLIAAVIIIGAVVLVTLFRSKPQPAATQAALDIQPQQRPLH from the coding sequence ATGAACCGGAAGGCGAAAGTGAACTCCCTGTACATAGTTGCCATTGCTTTATTGTCCGTGTATTTATTCTGGGGAGGCACCTATGTCGGCATGAAGATTGCCATCGAGACGATGCCGCCTTTTCTGATGGCGGGGGTCCGCTTTTTCACGGCAGGTGTGGTCCTTTATATCATAGCCAGATTAAGCGGAGCGAAGCGTCCGGTAAAGCGTGAATGGCGCGCCTCAACAATTGTTGGTGCCTTGCTGCTGCTTGGGGGCAACGGGGTTGTAGCCTGGGCAGAGCAAAGGGTCGCTTCCTCCATCGCTTCGCTCATTGTGGCGGCAGTGCCTGTCTGGATGATGCTGATGGGCTGGCTTGGACGCGGCGGCAAACGGCCGAATACCGGAGTCATTGCAGGAATCGCACTTGGACTGCTCGGCATCGCTGTATTGGTCTTCCAACCGGGGAAGGGGGAGACGGGGAGCGCTACTGATCTGTTCGGAATTATTACCGTGCTGGCAGCTTCTATAAGCTGGGCAGTGGGGTCGATGTACTCCCGAAACGCGACCATGCCGGGCTCACCCTTGATGGCGACAGCGGCGCAGATGCTGACAGGAGGCGCGCTGCTGGTGATATTCTCTTATTTTACCGGCGATTGGTCCACACTTCATATCTCCGGCATTTCTATGCGATCTTACCTGGCTCTGGCCTATCTGATCACCTTCGGCTCCATTGTCGGCTATACAGCCTATATCTGGCTGCTTAAGAATGCTGACGCTACCCTCGTCTCCACATATGCCTTCGTTAATCCGGTAGTCGCTGTGCTGCTTGGCTGGGCGCTGGTAGGCGAAAAGCTTACCCTGAACACCCTGATCGCTGCCGTGATCATTATCGGGGCCGTGGTTTTGGTGACTCTTTTCCGAAGTAAGCCACAGCCGGCGGCAACTCAAGCAGCGCTTGATATACAACCGCAGCAGCGGCCGCTACATTAA
- a CDS encoding LiaF transmembrane domain-containing protein, translating to MQRNRGNGLAIALIVIGAVMLLGILPHLISGIFGILFPAVLVALGYYGIKSGRKIIGWVVLFIGVMSLISKLSWIIGPLLGIALVVWGISVLRGKQSRTY from the coding sequence ATGCAAAGAAATAGAGGTAACGGACTTGCGATTGCGCTGATTGTAATCGGAGCGGTAATGCTGCTTGGCATTCTGCCCCACTTGATTTCAGGAATCTTCGGTATCCTGTTCCCGGCAGTGCTGGTTGCGCTCGGATACTACGGAATTAAGAGCGGCCGCAAGATTATCGGCTGGGTGGTGCTGTTCATCGGTGTCATGTCCCTGATCTCCAAGCTTTCCTGGATTATCGGTCCGCTGCTGGGTATTGCTCTGGTAGTGTGGGGCATCTCGGTACTCAGAGGCAAACAAAGCAGAACATACTAA
- a CDS encoding PspA/IM30 family protein, whose amino-acid sequence MSVFRRMRDITVANLNERLEQSQDPVKLIDQFLHSTREEIGEAERLYQQYASHTKQLQQQVNQATAMRNKREEQALLALKAGEDHLAKLALQEKIIHEEKLEQYSGLLETSQQSLFELESQLNELKMEYQTVYSKRQFYAARMESLRLQQRMNQRAGAYGGGDVPKMFGRLEDKMSDWELEAKSLSDLRRMGQEYAVQAGETVATVLEREMARLKEKLNNDGRKE is encoded by the coding sequence ATGAGTGTTTTTCGCAGAATGAGGGACATCACCGTAGCCAACTTGAATGAACGCCTGGAGCAGAGCCAGGATCCGGTGAAGCTGATTGATCAATTTCTACATTCAACCCGTGAAGAGATTGGGGAGGCCGAACGGCTGTACCAGCAGTACGCTTCTCATACGAAGCAATTGCAGCAGCAGGTGAATCAGGCTACCGCTATGAGGAACAAACGTGAAGAGCAGGCGCTACTCGCACTCAAGGCAGGCGAAGATCATCTGGCCAAGCTGGCATTGCAGGAGAAAATTATCCACGAGGAAAAGCTGGAGCAATACAGCGGGCTGCTGGAGACGAGCCAGCAATCACTCTTCGAACTGGAATCCCAGCTGAACGAGCTCAAAATGGAGTATCAGACGGTATACAGTAAACGCCAGTTCTATGCAGCACGGATGGAGTCGCTGCGGTTGCAGCAACGCATGAATCAAAGAGCGGGTGCTTATGGCGGCGGAGATGTTCCCAAAATGTTCGGCCGTCTGGAAGACAAAATGTCCGACTGGGAGCTTGAAGCCAAAAGCCTGAGCGACTTGCGCCGGATGGGACAGGAATATGCGGTGCAGGCCGGAGAGACCGTGGCAACCGTACTCGAAAGAGAAATGGCCCGCCTAAAGGAGAAGCTGAACAATGATGGCAGAAAGGAGTAG